One genomic segment of Methanothermobacter wolfeii includes these proteins:
- a CDS encoding ATP-dependent helicase — protein sequence MQAGRIELTDEQKKAVEHFKGPMLVVAGPGAGKTRVIVERVVKLIDERGVPSDSIVVITFSNKAADELKERIIKRIGPRGETMQISTIHSFCNRILRNHADRHSLGSRFDILEEEAQLMFIFEKREELGLGIVNELAFKDIQKFFNESQENMVCPDELMDYYKKFGGSKKEKRAAMAYKKYLELTEEMRLLDFSGLQWRVIKLLRDNPDVLEDLRSHYRFIMVDEYQDTSPVQEKFIELLAGKEKNIFAVGDEDQSIYGFRGSTPQNFLNFQKKYSAETVILNKNFRSVPGIVRVTQKFIDEHRMYPKKIEPVRDSGNRVFILDNHTHADEPSNVVGIIKDLERYGIIPHYGYVTLLFRSVKKDATEIINELKKEGIPFNLWGDSGFFDREEIIYILYIFHYLRDEDKRILTKTRGTGLEYLEGEVLEISEETIKRIMEIGENEVRKYRHHNEFLKAGFSNREDIKKLVSLNRLMDTEMSLLEKYYEILEISGYPEKLISRYDDFSKEKLYNIARFTSIIRDYTTVSNDADIDGFLKFLRMAKLKKTYDQIILENPYSVNIMTMHRSKGLEFPVVIVCSVFNGKVPLNFKSYKDVELPDSLKKYKVDSNLLEERRLFYVSMTRAQDLLIISATENHRQRIGYSPFIEELKGKSGLMPVDANEAPLIIKNRCEVRDTEIPDTIKISFSEVKKYLKCPFLYMMEYEFGFEVPPTLNQLFGLAVHDCLRRINIRMMKNMEITDDYIKRLTSECFRRVEISQESLKTIGKLLRRYAENIRSRAGRIVSAEKPFSILKDGVLIRGRTDLIIENDRGEMEIVDFKVTTVDSLDIEELKLQLGIYRHSLGYKFAAHWIYTFLDSSWVLVDPAENIDDILLKVTSGIRMEDFAPKESDLCRWCIFSSLCGIWKAEHGSPVADVSSAGDNNEHVSEDLHGSGDNIKRIYGDYSTLNKQLKHYIEQDLQKIEETETPISGKRYIYPDKNTPIYSDKNSPKTERRHGKIELVNGS from the coding sequence ATGCAGGCCGGCAGGATTGAACTGACAGATGAACAGAAAAAGGCTGTTGAACACTTCAAGGGGCCGATGCTTGTTGTGGCGGGACCCGGAGCCGGGAAGACGAGGGTTATAGTTGAAAGGGTTGTTAAACTGATTGATGAGAGGGGTGTTCCATCAGATTCAATCGTTGTTATAACCTTCAGCAATAAAGCTGCAGATGAACTCAAGGAAAGGATAATAAAACGGATAGGACCCCGCGGCGAAACAATGCAGATATCAACCATACACTCCTTCTGTAACCGCATCCTCAGAAACCATGCGGATAGACATTCTCTGGGTTCGCGTTTTGACATTCTTGAGGAAGAGGCACAGCTAATGTTCATATTTGAAAAACGTGAAGAGCTGGGACTTGGAATCGTGAACGAGCTTGCATTCAAAGATATACAGAAATTCTTCAATGAATCTCAGGAAAACATGGTGTGCCCTGATGAACTCATGGATTACTATAAAAAATTTGGTGGCTCAAAGAAAGAGAAAAGAGCTGCCATGGCCTACAAGAAATACCTTGAACTTACAGAGGAAATGAGACTCCTTGACTTCTCAGGCCTGCAGTGGAGAGTTATAAAGCTTCTAAGGGACAACCCTGACGTTCTTGAGGATCTGAGGTCCCATTACAGATTCATCATGGTTGATGAGTACCAGGACACCAGTCCTGTGCAGGAGAAGTTCATAGAACTTCTTGCAGGTAAAGAAAAAAACATCTTTGCAGTGGGTGATGAGGATCAGAGCATATATGGATTCAGGGGGTCAACACCCCAAAACTTCCTTAACTTTCAGAAGAAGTACAGTGCAGAAACTGTTATCCTCAATAAGAACTTCAGATCTGTTCCAGGTATAGTCCGGGTGACTCAGAAATTTATTGATGAACACAGGATGTACCCTAAAAAGATAGAGCCCGTAAGGGACTCAGGTAACAGGGTATTCATCCTCGATAACCACACCCATGCTGATGAACCCTCCAATGTCGTTGGAATAATAAAGGACCTTGAAAGATACGGTATAATTCCACATTACGGATACGTCACACTGCTCTTTAGAAGCGTCAAAAAGGATGCGACTGAAATAATCAATGAACTCAAAAAAGAGGGAATCCCCTTTAATCTATGGGGCGATTCAGGATTCTTTGATAGGGAAGAAATAATCTACATCCTTTATATTTTCCATTACCTGAGGGATGAAGATAAAAGAATACTCACAAAGACCCGTGGAACGGGACTTGAATATCTTGAAGGAGAGGTGCTTGAAATCAGTGAGGAAACAATAAAAAGAATTATGGAGATAGGCGAAAATGAGGTCAGGAAGTACAGGCACCATAATGAGTTCCTTAAGGCTGGCTTTAGTAACAGAGAAGATATCAAGAAACTGGTATCTCTTAACAGGCTCATGGACACTGAGATGAGTCTCCTTGAGAAGTATTATGAAATCCTTGAAATATCAGGATATCCTGAAAAGCTGATTTCCAGGTATGACGACTTCTCAAAGGAGAAACTCTACAACATAGCAAGATTCACTTCAATCATCAGGGATTACACCACAGTATCAAACGATGCAGACATAGATGGCTTCCTTAAATTCTTGAGGATGGCCAAACTGAAAAAGACCTATGATCAGATAATTCTTGAAAACCCATACTCAGTCAACATAATGACCATGCACAGATCAAAGGGACTTGAATTTCCTGTGGTCATAGTCTGCTCCGTTTTCAACGGCAAAGTACCATTAAATTTCAAGTCATATAAAGATGTAGAGCTCCCCGACTCCTTGAAGAAATATAAAGTTGATTCCAATCTTCTGGAGGAGAGAAGGCTGTTTTATGTTTCAATGACGAGAGCACAGGATCTCCTTATAATATCCGCCACAGAGAACCACAGGCAGAGGATCGGCTACTCCCCATTTATAGAGGAGTTAAAGGGAAAATCTGGACTCATGCCAGTGGATGCTAATGAGGCCCCTCTTATAATAAAAAACCGATGCGAAGTCAGGGACACGGAGATTCCAGACACGATAAAGATAAGCTTCTCTGAGGTCAAAAAATACCTCAAATGCCCCTTCCTTTACATGATGGAATATGAGTTTGGTTTTGAAGTGCCCCCAACACTGAATCAGCTCTTTGGTCTGGCAGTCCATGATTGCCTTAGAAGAATAAATATCCGCATGATGAAGAACATGGAGATAACCGATGACTACATTAAAAGGTTAACATCCGAGTGTTTCAGGAGGGTTGAAATAAGTCAGGAAAGTCTAAAGACTATTGGTAAACTCCTCAGGAGATACGCTGAAAATATAAGGTCCAGGGCCGGGAGGATTGTGTCCGCTGAGAAACCATTCAGCATACTTAAGGATGGAGTTCTCATAAGGGGAAGGACAGATCTTATAATTGAAAATGATAGAGGGGAAATGGAAATAGTGGACTTCAAGGTCACGACCGTTGATTCACTGGATATTGAGGAACTTAAACTCCAGCTAGGAATTTACAGGCATTCACTTGGATATAAATTTGCCGCACACTGGATTTACACGTTTCTGGATTCCTCATGGGTACTGGTTGATCCTGCAGAAAATATTGATGATATTCTTTTAAAGGTTACATCTGGTATAAGAATGGAGGATTTTGCACCGAAAGAAAGTGATCTATGTAGATGGTGCATATTCTCAAGTTTATGCGGTATCTGGAAGGCGGAACATGGTTCTCCAGTTGCTGATGTCTCTTCTGCTGGTGATAATAATGAGCATGTATCTGAAGATCTTCATGGATCTGGAGATAATATCAAGAGGATCTACGGTGATTACAGTACCTTGAATAAACAGTTGAAGCATTACATTGAGCAAGACCTTCAAAAGATCGAGGAAACTGAAACACCGATCTCCGGAAAAAGATACATTTATCCAGATAAAAATACTCCAATATATTCAGATAAGAATTCTCCAAAAACAGAACGAAGACATGGGAAGATAGAATTAGTAAATGGCTCATGA
- a CDS encoding DUF4064 domain-containing protein, with translation MSETVEKSRTLELVLGIIGGVFGLLGGLAALVFSVFATDILWLGISAILASILGIVGSVYVRNNPRNGGVLLIVSAVWLLISISAFAIPGTVFLGLAGVLALLR, from the coding sequence ATGAGCGAAACTGTAGAGAAATCAAGGACACTTGAACTTGTCCTTGGAATAATTGGAGGGGTCTTCGGGCTGCTCGGAGGCTTAGCCGCACTAGTGTTTTCAGTGTTCGCCACGGATATTCTATGGTTAGGTATCAGCGCCATCCTTGCATCCATTCTGGGAATCGTTGGATCAGTATATGTCAGAAACAACCCCCGGAATGGAGGAGTACTGCTCATTGTAAGTGCAGTCTGGCTACTGATAAGCATATCTGCCTTTGCAATTCCAGGCACAGTATTTCTGGGTCTTGCAGGAGTCCTGGCCCTCTTAAGATAA
- the csa3 gene encoding CRISPR-associated CARF protein Csa3, which yields MICITQFSPKKVVLLKEDKAPKEKDQVEQVLRDTLGNFMEITTCETSLYDVVTIARDMVEIIDEERAKGRRVVVNISGGRKTQALGALFGCYARNHDVQRIVYVTEEDSELIDLPILSFGISKTKKQVLEELKAGEKSVKNLAVKIGISRGMTYNHIRELRDMGFIDREKLEITSAGELAVL from the coding sequence ATGATCTGCATAACACAGTTCTCACCGAAGAAGGTGGTCTTACTCAAGGAGGACAAGGCTCCGAAGGAAAAGGATCAGGTTGAACAGGTCCTCAGGGACACCCTCGGCAACTTCATGGAGATCACAACATGTGAAACAAGCCTCTATGACGTTGTGACCATTGCAAGGGACATGGTTGAAATCATCGATGAGGAAAGGGCCAAGGGTAGACGTGTGGTTGTAAACATAAGCGGGGGCAGGAAGACCCAGGCCTTGGGGGCCCTCTTCGGGTGCTATGCAAGGAACCATGACGTCCAGCGCATAGTCTACGTTACAGAGGAGGACAGTGAACTCATAGACCTACCCATACTCAGCTTCGGGATCTCCAAGACAAAGAAACAGGTCCTTGAGGAACTCAAGGCAGGTGAGAAGTCAGTCAAGAACCTTGCAGTTAAGATAGGAATAAGCCGGGGAATGACCTACAACCACATAAGGGAACTCCGTGACATGGGATTCATCGACAGGGAGAAACTCGAGATAACCTCTGCCGGCGAACTGGCAGTACTATAA
- a CDS encoding cobaltochelatase subunit CobN — protein sequence MTVILLASLTATASAAEVSGHVKEIYNESSGTYTTLENAIPVKNATVQVLGNGTLLNQTLTLDDGSYHLTFTSESPVELRISYHTYRTATYTLNGSCIINHTFMPDIAIISSVPEKGQVLRSMGNRRIIYHDMWNPASAADDWIMEHVNFAYLDMAMPGTGWGDSWYPYLLRSPANQRNMIAAAFGYPTDTDSDPWGGTGLHLLGGTPDNDTPNTIENTYIASYYALASGPAARENLENMIRYIYYLLGETTYNPVENDEGPVMAAPDWGLYHPDAGIMSVSASRARIKEWIETNPGLIPPYDSLRWIDQNFSAWAENMRADIYRQFEEWYGAAKNLTGPFIVVVSYGPSATVDAIIREAESQGRAAFNLYQGATNPPVSRLLEELVLGVEGKGPMERKISAVISLYSWSLNYPNLPSGGALEEFERINVPVIKGVQLDSSSSLTNPLGAQYEWTWQVTIPGFEGVFAPVVVSCTDDSGSEVPLVSGVRKIVKLADGWAKLSELSNTEKKIALILYSYPPGKDGFTASYLDVFRSLHDLLVKLNETGYSVGDRIPDAEELYTLVSEFGNKGTWAQPLLEKYVSENRAALESNRQLIDPEKYLEWFNGLPENLRSEVISRWGSPPGSIMTVNGSLVIPGMVLGNILLTVQPARGWDEVTDYHDPYLPPHHQYIAFYRWIQDVFGADAMIHLGTHGTLEWLPGRMIGLMEDDWSFQLTDLPNIYPYIVSNPGEGMVAKDRSWALIIDHMTPAMVQSGLYGELIEIHDLIHQYENAIKVGNYQILPSLESRIRARAASMGMNMSGNFTEALERLHLKLHEIEHDIIPLGLHSLGRVLTGEELVEEVLTIASSRTELLENIRRTLYPDLPAYSEMIRKTYIYETEIDSIKSTARNWIVSIINGTVPAGINLTDLEFINDTVQKIRANMEWENILKALSGGFIKPGLAGDPSWNDVLPTGVNFYAANPKKMPTRAAWETAVKVVDSMLADYYLKHGSFPELVGMVMWGTELLRTDGIAIAEFLYLLGVKPEWNPNGDVKPEPVLMDASQLKININGVEIPRPRIDVLVTAVTGNQLWIDLMNKAVKMVAEANDTMNYIRKHYDECGSLDRVFGLMGLVLEGTGVSDLTPATSRWNATGELADVYLSRVSYAWRSGPGGVDIQQNRGVFQYLLKNVNLVTQNLDSTWRLMDTDDYYDWFGGMVLASRHLGGNPDTALVDMRNKNSISIRTVAEEIELEIRSQLLNPRYMDSLLNSPSGWLEYAQRYRNVFGVAVTTGAVSDELWNLMAENLLSDRFRATKDYEGVATQSMIAWLLEASRRNFWNADERILSGLADRYIQLANQYGVVCCHHTCANMVFNQWLVKLSSLDRASLQKFAAAMAAATGMSIDVPGSGGSNQPGNYGEGQSTGTAGRPSRGSSGEGRSQVTASSASGNSGPGAEPQEGTSGEEGKAYEVSAATESGSSESQVPVYAILGVICLVALVGIGYFRAR from the coding sequence GTGACAGTGATACTTCTGGCTTCACTGACAGCAACAGCAAGCGCAGCAGAAGTCTCAGGTCACGTTAAGGAGATATACAACGAATCATCAGGAACCTACACGACACTGGAGAACGCCATACCCGTGAAGAACGCCACGGTACAGGTACTCGGAAACGGGACATTGCTGAACCAGACACTGACACTGGATGACGGTTCATACCACCTCACATTCACTTCAGAGTCCCCTGTTGAGCTCAGGATAAGCTACCACACCTACAGGACAGCCACCTACACCCTGAACGGATCATGCATCATCAACCACACCTTCATGCCTGATATAGCCATCATAAGCTCGGTCCCCGAGAAGGGACAGGTACTGAGATCAATGGGTAACAGGCGTATAATCTACCATGACATGTGGAACCCTGCATCTGCAGCAGATGACTGGATAATGGAGCACGTGAACTTCGCATACCTTGACATGGCAATGCCAGGGACCGGATGGGGAGACTCATGGTACCCCTACCTCCTCAGAAGCCCCGCAAACCAGAGGAACATGATAGCAGCCGCCTTCGGGTATCCCACCGACACCGACAGCGACCCCTGGGGTGGAACCGGACTCCACCTCCTCGGCGGAACACCCGACAATGACACCCCCAACACCATAGAGAACACATACATCGCAAGCTACTACGCCCTCGCCTCTGGCCCAGCAGCCAGGGAGAACCTTGAAAACATGATCAGGTACATATACTACCTCCTGGGTGAGACCACATACAACCCAGTGGAGAACGACGAGGGACCCGTGATGGCAGCACCTGACTGGGGCCTCTACCACCCCGACGCCGGTATTATGAGCGTCTCGGCTTCAAGGGCCAGGATAAAGGAGTGGATAGAGACCAATCCCGGCCTGATACCACCCTACGACAGTCTACGGTGGATAGACCAGAACTTCAGCGCATGGGCAGAGAACATGAGGGCAGACATCTACAGGCAGTTCGAGGAATGGTACGGTGCAGCCAAGAACCTGACAGGCCCCTTCATTGTGGTCGTAAGCTACGGACCATCAGCCACGGTTGACGCCATAATAAGGGAGGCCGAGTCTCAGGGCAGGGCAGCCTTCAACCTCTACCAGGGAGCCACAAATCCACCAGTAAGCAGACTCCTTGAGGAACTTGTACTCGGAGTTGAAGGTAAGGGCCCGATGGAGAGGAAGATCAGCGCCGTGATATCCCTATACTCATGGTCCCTTAACTATCCCAACCTCCCCAGTGGCGGTGCCCTTGAGGAATTTGAACGGATAAACGTGCCGGTCATCAAGGGAGTCCAGCTCGACAGCAGCTCAAGCCTGACAAACCCCCTGGGTGCACAGTACGAGTGGACCTGGCAGGTTACGATTCCAGGATTTGAGGGTGTCTTCGCACCCGTGGTTGTATCCTGCACAGACGACTCAGGAAGCGAGGTGCCCCTGGTTTCAGGGGTCAGGAAGATAGTGAAACTGGCAGATGGCTGGGCGAAGCTCTCGGAACTCAGCAACACAGAGAAGAAGATAGCCCTCATACTCTACAGTTACCCGCCAGGTAAGGATGGTTTCACAGCATCCTACCTCGATGTCTTCAGGAGCCTCCACGACCTGCTGGTGAAGCTCAACGAGACAGGTTACAGTGTTGGAGACAGGATCCCCGATGCTGAGGAACTCTACACCCTGGTATCGGAGTTCGGGAATAAGGGCACATGGGCCCAGCCTCTCCTTGAGAAATACGTCTCAGAGAACAGGGCCGCCCTTGAATCAAACCGACAGCTAATAGACCCTGAAAAGTACCTTGAATGGTTCAACGGGCTCCCAGAGAACCTCAGATCAGAGGTTATATCCAGGTGGGGTTCCCCTCCAGGGAGTATAATGACGGTGAACGGTTCACTGGTCATACCCGGCATGGTCCTCGGAAACATCCTCCTGACGGTGCAGCCGGCACGTGGCTGGGATGAGGTCACCGACTACCATGACCCCTACCTGCCGCCCCACCACCAGTACATAGCATTCTACCGCTGGATCCAGGACGTCTTCGGGGCAGATGCAATGATCCACCTTGGAACACATGGAACCCTTGAATGGCTTCCCGGTCGCATGATAGGACTCATGGAGGATGACTGGTCCTTCCAGCTAACAGACCTACCAAACATCTACCCCTACATCGTATCAAACCCTGGTGAAGGTATGGTTGCAAAGGACCGCAGCTGGGCCCTCATCATAGACCATATGACACCTGCCATGGTCCAGAGCGGACTCTACGGTGAACTCATCGAGATCCACGACCTCATACACCAGTATGAAAACGCCATAAAGGTGGGGAACTACCAGATACTCCCGAGCCTCGAGTCCCGGATAAGGGCCAGGGCAGCCTCCATGGGCATGAACATGTCAGGGAACTTCACCGAGGCCCTTGAAAGGCTCCACCTCAAGCTCCATGAAATCGAACACGACATCATACCCCTGGGACTCCACAGCCTTGGCAGGGTGCTCACAGGGGAGGAACTGGTTGAGGAGGTCCTGACCATCGCATCATCAAGGACAGAGCTACTTGAAAACATCAGAAGGACCCTCTACCCTGACCTTCCAGCATACAGTGAGATGATCAGAAAAACATACATCTATGAGACCGAAATTGACAGTATAAAGTCCACTGCACGTAACTGGATCGTTTCAATCATAAACGGGACAGTCCCTGCAGGCATAAACTTGACAGACCTTGAATTCATCAACGACACTGTACAGAAGATAAGGGCAAACATGGAGTGGGAGAACATCCTGAAGGCACTTTCAGGCGGCTTCATAAAGCCGGGCCTTGCAGGGGACCCCTCATGGAACGACGTACTGCCAACGGGAGTGAACTTCTACGCTGCAAACCCTAAGAAGATGCCGACAAGGGCCGCCTGGGAGACCGCCGTGAAGGTGGTGGACAGTATGCTCGCAGACTACTACCTCAAACACGGCAGCTTCCCTGAACTCGTGGGTATGGTGATGTGGGGTACCGAGCTCCTGAGGACCGATGGAATAGCCATAGCAGAGTTCCTCTACCTCCTTGGAGTTAAACCTGAATGGAACCCCAACGGTGATGTTAAACCAGAACCGGTCCTTATGGACGCATCCCAACTTAAGATAAACATCAATGGCGTTGAAATTCCAAGGCCACGCATAGACGTCCTTGTAACTGCCGTTACAGGGAACCAGTTATGGATAGACCTCATGAATAAGGCGGTTAAAATGGTTGCAGAGGCCAATGACACCATGAATTACATCAGGAAACACTACGATGAGTGCGGATCCCTTGACAGGGTCTTTGGACTGATGGGCCTTGTACTTGAGGGTACGGGTGTCTCTGACCTTACACCAGCAACATCAAGGTGGAATGCCACCGGTGAACTTGCAGACGTCTACCTCTCAAGGGTATCCTATGCATGGAGGTCCGGGCCGGGCGGCGTTGATATCCAGCAGAACCGTGGAGTATTCCAGTACCTCCTCAAGAACGTTAACCTGGTGACACAGAACCTTGACAGTACATGGAGGCTGATGGACACAGATGACTACTATGACTGGTTCGGTGGAATGGTCCTTGCATCACGACACCTTGGAGGAAACCCTGACACGGCCCTGGTTGATATGAGGAACAAAAACAGCATCAGCATACGCACCGTTGCAGAGGAGATTGAACTGGAGATAAGGTCACAGCTCCTGAACCCCAGGTACATGGACTCACTCCTGAACTCACCCAGCGGATGGCTTGAATACGCCCAGAGGTACAGGAACGTCTTCGGTGTTGCCGTGACAACCGGCGCCGTCAGTGATGAACTCTGGAACCTCATGGCAGAGAACCTCCTATCAGACAGGTTCAGGGCTACAAAGGACTATGAGGGTGTTGCAACACAGTCAATGATAGCATGGCTCCTTGAGGCCTCAAGGAGGAACTTCTGGAACGCCGATGAAAGGATACTTTCAGGGCTTGCGGATCGCTACATCCAGCTCGCAAACCAGTACGGTGTTGTCTGCTGCCACCACACCTGCGCAAACATGGTCTTCAACCAGTGGCTTGTGAAATTATCCTCACTTGACAGGGCATCACTCCAGAAGTTCGCAGCAGCCATGGCGGCTGCAACCGGCATGAGCATCGATGTTCCAGGTTCCGGCGGGTCAAACCAGCCAGGGAATTACGGTGAGGGTCAGAGTACGGGTACAGCAGGAAGACCATCCCGTGGATCATCAGGTGAAGGAAGAAGTCAGGTCACTGCTTCCAGTGCTTCAGGGAATTCCGGTCCCGGGGCTGAACCTCAGGAGGGAACTTCTGGAGAAGAAGGAAAGGCCTATGAGGTTTCAGCAGCCACTGAAAGCGGATCATCAGAAAGCCAGGTCCCGGTGTACGCCATCCTCGGGGTAATATGCCTCGTTGCGCTTGTTGGAATCGGATACTTCAGGGCCAGATAA
- a CDS encoding DUF169 domain-containing protein, whose protein sequence is MADECQVNGYDVISEKFRTLLGLEKSPVAVKLVLREEDLPEGIEKIDKPARHCEMVQMAAAGESFYAPADSQACKGGADALGIDEAPAKVKTGEFYYQLGRFASFASAKRTFDEIPSIDLKFYAAVYAPLEKATFDPDVIVIICNPAQAMKISQALLYTLGGRVEADFSGIQSICADAVAGPYLRKRPNITMGCSGSRQYAGVRDDELIVGLNGENIGCVVNALEAIS, encoded by the coding sequence ATGGCTGATGAATGCCAGGTGAATGGATACGATGTGATATCAGAAAAATTCAGGACCCTTCTGGGCCTTGAAAAGTCCCCTGTTGCAGTTAAACTCGTCCTGAGGGAGGAGGACCTCCCTGAGGGTATTGAGAAGATTGATAAACCTGCAAGACACTGTGAAATGGTTCAGATGGCCGCTGCAGGCGAATCATTCTATGCGCCGGCAGATTCGCAGGCATGTAAAGGTGGTGCGGATGCCCTTGGAATCGATGAGGCCCCTGCCAAGGTGAAGACAGGTGAATTCTACTACCAGCTGGGACGATTTGCAAGCTTCGCATCAGCAAAGAGGACCTTCGATGAGATACCATCAATAGACCTTAAATTCTACGCTGCAGTCTACGCACCCCTGGAGAAGGCAACCTTTGATCCGGACGTCATAGTGATCATCTGCAACCCTGCACAGGCCATGAAGATATCCCAGGCCCTCCTCTACACCCTGGGCGGACGTGTGGAGGCCGACTTCTCGGGTATACAGTCAATCTGCGCAGACGCCGTCGCCGGGCCCTACCTCCGCAAGAGGCCGAACATAACCATGGGGTGCAGTGGCTCAAGGCAGTACGCCGGTGTGCGTGATGATGAACTCATCGTTGGCCTTAATGGTGAGAACATAGGCTGTGTTGTGAATGCCCTTGAGGCAATAAGCTGA
- a CDS encoding AAA family ATPase — MPIIPLNKIEVFYGRERELKRLKEALEAGGPAVVTGPMGSGKTTLFKRFHAENPGNTSLMDTRCGSWNHQESGLPGKIVMTRTMNWYLLIDHVSPDGSVLEGIRRMVSADLKVALAVTYSQKVIGEIHDNFPEAEIIELKPFILRNFEEYLKIKAPEIRFTRDGIEYLHRLTGGNPLFTDCFLNVLSDGPIYGPSLLEAHFEAKFQQIGFRWLAEIQCLNGVKRGIISLLYRKSMDEDEIEEETGRDVRRELEELELAGFLVHDNGKWSVSGEFLKRILELLEKQTGCI, encoded by the coding sequence ATGCCCATAATCCCCCTGAATAAAATTGAAGTGTTTTATGGAAGGGAAAGGGAACTGAAGAGACTGAAGGAAGCCCTTGAAGCCGGCGGTCCTGCCGTGGTTACAGGACCCATGGGCTCAGGAAAAACAACTCTTTTTAAAAGATTTCATGCCGAAAACCCTGGAAACACGAGCCTCATGGATACGAGGTGCGGCAGCTGGAATCATCAGGAATCCGGGCTCCCGGGTAAGATTGTGATGACAAGGACCATGAACTGGTACCTCCTGATTGATCATGTATCCCCTGATGGATCAGTCCTTGAAGGGATAAGGCGTATGGTCTCCGCCGACTTAAAAGTGGCCCTTGCAGTGACTTACAGTCAGAAGGTTATCGGTGAGATCCATGATAACTTTCCTGAGGCAGAAATAATCGAATTAAAACCCTTCATCCTCAGGAATTTTGAGGAATACCTGAAGATTAAGGCACCGGAAATCAGGTTCACCAGGGATGGTATCGAATACCTCCACAGACTCACAGGGGGCAACCCCCTCTTCACAGACTGTTTCCTGAACGTGCTCTCAGACGGACCCATATACGGTCCATCACTCCTTGAGGCACACTTTGAGGCTAAGTTTCAGCAGATAGGTTTCAGGTGGCTGGCTGAGATTCAGTGTTTAAACGGTGTCAAGCGAGGGATAATCTCCCTTCTATACAGGAAATCAATGGATGAAGATGAAATAGAAGAGGAAACAGGGAGAGATGTCCGTAGGGAACTTGAGGAACTTGAACTTGCCGGGTTCCTGGTTCATGATAATGGTAAATGGAGTGTGAGTGGAGAATTCCTTAAACGTATCCTTGAGTTACTGGAAAAACAGACAGGGTGTATATAG
- a CDS encoding nucleotidyltransferase family protein, protein MISAVVTAAGRGSRMKRDLAELGLERVHKLLLPLKGGTVIEHTLAGVLDAGVDECIVVTGHHFMEVEERIRGFNVKTVRNSPPDVPLSESLLNGVRASGGDMVLCAAGDQPAVSSRTYRRLIEYSGDDRISILARRDTGWLQGAEGLGMPFAAPRRILLDYLPHGSGNINPILWRMVEDGVRLYGVGAEDPVELININHYNDYLEIRRYFSSNGD, encoded by the coding sequence ATGATATCGGCGGTTGTAACGGCTGCAGGCCGCGGGAGCCGGATGAAGAGGGATCTGGCTGAACTTGGACTTGAGAGGGTCCACAAGCTCCTCCTGCCCCTCAAAGGGGGGACGGTGATTGAGCATACGTTAGCCGGGGTGCTTGATGCAGGAGTTGATGAGTGCATCGTGGTAACCGGCCACCACTTCATGGAGGTGGAGGAGCGCATCAGGGGCTTTAACGTTAAAACCGTGAGGAACAGCCCCCCGGACGTGCCCCTCTCCGAGTCCCTCCTCAACGGTGTCAGGGCCTCAGGGGGTGACATGGTGCTCTGCGCAGCAGGAGACCAGCCAGCGGTTTCCAGCAGAACCTACAGACGCTTGATTGAATATTCAGGCGATGACAGAATATCCATACTCGCCAGGAGGGATACAGGGTGGCTTCAAGGTGCAGAGGGCCTTGGAATGCCATTTGCGGCTCCAAGGAGGATCCTTCTTGATTACCTCCCCCATGGTAGCGGTAACATCAACCCCATCCTCTGGAGGATGGTGGAGGATGGGGTGAGGCTCTACGGTGTTGGGGCTGAAGATCCGGTTGAACTCATAAACATAAACCACTACAACGATTACCTTGAGATAAGGAGATACTTCAGTTCTAATGGGGACTGA